One segment of Rosa chinensis cultivar Old Blush chromosome 6, RchiOBHm-V2, whole genome shotgun sequence DNA contains the following:
- the LOC112172175 gene encoding uncharacterized protein LOC112172175 isoform X1, producing the protein MSGDDDNRKRSSQWPRSPGRPYQNKEEDMKLWGIFVFGFIGATATTLAVFQLRRTVDWVYTQLFRSQSSWRGGSGGTSRTSFQEEAWKRYNRRMQEEYEEELERVERIRRMQNVFNRERNKYKRSYETWRENGQGQYHQHFQREDWYWKTETSFKDRRSNYRETPREHGNYLLSQHYSILGLDRFRKAPYTDAEIKTAFRTKAKEFHPDQNQDNKEAAEAKFKEVMVSYEAIKKERGNL; encoded by the exons ATGAGCGGCGACGATGATAACCGGAAACGGAGCAGCCAATGGCCGCGGTCGCCGGGCAGGCCCTATCAGAACAAAGAGGAAGACATGAAGCTCTGGGGGATTTTCGTCTTTGGCTTCATTGGCGCCACCGCAACTACTTTGGCG GTTTTTCAGCTTCGTAGGACTGTTGATTGGGTCTATACTCAG TTGTTCAGATCACAGTCATCATGGAGAGGAGGGAGTGGTGGTACAAGTCGGACATCTTTTCAGGAGGAAGCATGGAAAAGATATAATCGGCGCATGCAGGAGGAGtatgaagaagaattggagagaGTG GAACGTATAAGGCGTATGCAGAATGTGTTCAATAGAGAGAGGAACAAATACAAAAGGAGCTATGAGACCTGGAGGGAAAATGGTCAGGGTCAGTATCATCAACATTTCCAAAGAGAGGATTGGTATTGGAAGACTGAGACATCCTTCAAAGACCGGAGGAGTAACTACAGGGAAACTCCTAGAGAACATGGCAACTATTTGTTATCGCAGCACTACTCAATTTTAGGCCTTGACAG GTTTAGAAAAGCACCATACACAGATGCTGAGATTAAG ACAGCATTTAGGACCAAGGCAAAGGAATTTCACCCAGATCAAAACCAAGATAATAAAG AGGCCGCTGAAGCAAAGTTCAAAGAAGTAATGGTGTCCTATGAGGCCATAAAGAAGGAGAGGGGAAACCTATGA
- the LOC112172175 gene encoding uncharacterized protein LOC112172175 isoform X2 translates to MSGDDDNRKRSSQWPRSPGRPYQNKEEDMKLWGIFVFGFIGATATTLALFRSQSSWRGGSGGTSRTSFQEEAWKRYNRRMQEEYEEELERVERIRRMQNVFNRERNKYKRSYETWRENGQGQYHQHFQREDWYWKTETSFKDRRSNYRETPREHGNYLLSQHYSILGLDRFRKAPYTDAEIKTAFRTKAKEFHPDQNQDNKEAAEAKFKEVMVSYEAIKKERGNL, encoded by the exons ATGAGCGGCGACGATGATAACCGGAAACGGAGCAGCCAATGGCCGCGGTCGCCGGGCAGGCCCTATCAGAACAAAGAGGAAGACATGAAGCTCTGGGGGATTTTCGTCTTTGGCTTCATTGGCGCCACCGCAACTACTTTGGCG TTGTTCAGATCACAGTCATCATGGAGAGGAGGGAGTGGTGGTACAAGTCGGACATCTTTTCAGGAGGAAGCATGGAAAAGATATAATCGGCGCATGCAGGAGGAGtatgaagaagaattggagagaGTG GAACGTATAAGGCGTATGCAGAATGTGTTCAATAGAGAGAGGAACAAATACAAAAGGAGCTATGAGACCTGGAGGGAAAATGGTCAGGGTCAGTATCATCAACATTTCCAAAGAGAGGATTGGTATTGGAAGACTGAGACATCCTTCAAAGACCGGAGGAGTAACTACAGGGAAACTCCTAGAGAACATGGCAACTATTTGTTATCGCAGCACTACTCAATTTTAGGCCTTGACAG GTTTAGAAAAGCACCATACACAGATGCTGAGATTAAG ACAGCATTTAGGACCAAGGCAAAGGAATTTCACCCAGATCAAAACCAAGATAATAAAG AGGCCGCTGAAGCAAAGTTCAAAGAAGTAATGGTGTCCTATGAGGCCATAAAGAAGGAGAGGGGAAACCTATGA
- the LOC112172174 gene encoding squalene monooxygenase SE1, with protein sequence MAVVQYLLAWIFASVLGLIAVVKRRSNNPRASPEERSSGECLKSSVTVSNAECRSAHDDVDVIIVGAGVAGSALAHTLGKDGRRVHVIERDLTEPDRIVGELLQPGGYLKLIELGLEDCVEKIDAQRVFGYALFKDGKNTRLSYPLEKFHSDVSGRSFHNGRFIQRMREKAATLPNVQLEQGTVTSLLEEKGTIKGVQYKTKTGQEMTAYAPLTIVCDGCFSNLRRSLCDPKVDVPSCFVGLVLENCDLPHANHGHVILADPSPILFYQISSTEVRCLVDVPGQKVPSISNGEMAKYLKTVVASQIPPQIYDAFIAAVDKGNIRTMPNRSMPAAPYPTPGALLMGDAFNMRHPLTGGGMTVALSDIVVLRDLLRPLRALNDAPTLSKYLESFYTLRKPVASTINTLAGALYKVFSSSPDQARKEMRQACFDYLSLGGVFSMGPISLLSGLNPRPLSLVTHFFAVAVYGVGRLLLPFPSPKRVWIGARLISSASGIIYPIIKAEGVRQMFFPATVPAYYRTPVSSEKMTKKADGRN encoded by the exons ATGGCGGTGGTGCAGTACCTGTTGGCCTGGATCTTCGCCTCCGTGTTAGGTCTCATAGCGGTGGTGAAGAGGCGGAGCAACAATCCCCGAGCTTCGCCGGAGGAGAGAAGCAGCGGCGAGTGCCTCAAGAGCAGTGTCACCGTCTCAAACGCGGAATGCAGATCGGCTCACGACGACGTTGACGTCATCATCGTCGGAGCCGGTGTTGCCGGCTCTGCTCTGGCTCACACTCTCGGAAAG GATGGACGTCGAGTGCATGTGATTGAACGAGACTTGACAGAGCCAGACCGAATTGTTGGTGAACTATTACAACCTGGAGGCTACCTCAAATTAATTGAGCTGGGACTTGAAG ATTGTGTGGAAAAAATTGATGCTCAGAGGGTGTTTGGTTATGCCCTTTTCAAGGATGGGAAAAATACTAGACTCTCTTACCCCTTGGAGAAATTTCACTCAGATGTGTCTGGGAGGAGCTTTCACAATGGCCGTTTCATACAGAGGATGCGAGAGAAAGCGGCAACTCTTCCCAA TGTGCAATTGGAGCAAGGAACAGTTACTTCTCTGCTTGAAGAAAAGGGAACAATTAAGGGTGTGCAATACAAGACTAAAACAGGTCAAGAGATGACAGCATATGCACCTCTTACTATTGTTTGTGATGGTTGTTTCTCTAACTTGCGACGCTCTCTTTGCGATCCTAAG GTGGATGTGCCTTCTTGTTTTGTTGGGTTGGTTCTGGAGAACTGTGATCTTCCACATGCAAATCATGGGCATGTTATCTTAGCAGACCCTTCCCCTATTTTGTTCTATCAGATCAGTAGTACGGAGGTTCGTTGTCTGGTTGATGTACCTGGACAAAAGGTTCCTTCCATTTCAAATGGTGAAATGGCCAAGTATTTGAAGACTGTGGTGGCTTCTCAG ATTCCCCCTCAAATTTATGATGCCTTCATAGCTGCAGTTGATAAAGGTAACATCAGGACAATGCCTAACAGAAGCATGCCTGCCGCTCCCTATCCTACTCCTGGAGCCTTATTGATGGGGGATGCATTCAATATGCGCCACCCGCTAACTGGGGGAGGAATGACTGTGGCATTGTCTGATATTGTTGTGCTCCGGGATCTTCTCAGGCCTTTGCGCGCCCTAAATGATGCACCTACTCTGTCCAAATATCTTGAATCTTTTTACACTCTGCGGAAG CCAGTGGCATCCACCATAAATACATTGGCAGGGGCCCTTTATAAggtcttttcttcttctcctgatcaagcaaggaaggaaatGCGCCAGGCTTGCTTTGATTATCTAAGTCTCGGAGGTGTATTCTCTATGGGACCAATCTCTCTACTCTCAGGACTAAACCCTCGCCCCTTGAGTTTGGTTACCCATTTCTTTGCTGTTGCAGTATATGGTGTTGGTCGACTTTTGCTGCCATTCCCATCACCTAAACGCGTTTGGATTGGTGCCAGACTAATTTCT AGTGCCTCGGGAATCATTTACCCCATAATTAAGGCAGAAGGGGTTAGACAAATGTTTTTTCCTGCAACAGTTCCAGCGTATTACAGAACGCCCGTCTCAAGTGAAAAGATGACAAAGAAAGCTGATGGCAGAAATTGA